One Roseovarius indicus genomic window, CGGATAGACCGGTGCCAGCGCCTCGGGCAGGCAAAGCCGCTCGAACAGCGCCAGCGCCTCGGCCTCGGCACGGGCGCGGTCGTCATGGAGTGCCGCCTCGATCATCAGATCAAGCGCACCGACCCGCGGCACAACGCTCAGATGCTGCGAAACGTAGCCAATCTCGCCTTCGAGCAACGCGATGAGGTCGATCACCGGCAGATCGGCCAGCGTGAGCACCGTGCCATCGGCACGCCGATACCGCACAGACCCCCCGGTTGGTCGGTTGTAATGCAGCAAGGTCTTGATCAGCGTCGATTTCCCTGCGCCCGTGCGCCCCGTGAGCGCCAGAAACTCGCCTTCGGCAAGGGCAAAAGACACATCATTGAGCGCCACGATTTCGCGCGCGCCAAGAAGATGCAAGGTGAAGGTCTTGCTGAGGTTTGCCACCTCCAGAACGGGGGGGCATGTCATAGTGCGGAACTCACCAATAGTTGGGTATAGGGGGCTTGGGGGTCTTCCATGAGTTGCGTGACCATGCCGCTTTCCACGACGCGGCCCGCCTTGAGCACAATCGCACGCCGCGCCAGAAGCCGCAGAACGCCCCAGTCATGGGTCACGAGGATCACCGTCAGGCCAAGCTCGCGTTGCACTTTGCGGATGAGATCGAGCGTGCGCGCCTGCACCGAGAGATCGAGGCCGGTTGTCGGCTCATCAAGCAAAAGCACTTGCGGACGGTTGGCCAATGCGCGCGCGATCTGCACCCGCTGGCGCATCCCGGCGCTGAGCGTCATGGTCTCGACATCCATCCGGTCGCCCAGTTCCATGTGATCTAGATGGCCATGCGCGCGGCTGCGCATCCTCCCGATATGCCGCTCGCCTGCGGCTAGCATCCGCTCGATCACGTTGCCGCCCGCGCTCATGCCCATCATCAGCGCGCGGCGCGGGTTCTGATAGACGATCCCGAGATCGGAATTGCGCAGCGCGCGCCGCTCCTCGGCAGAGGCATCGTGGAGCGGCTGCTTCCCTTCCCGCCAACCGTTGTAATAAATCGCGCCTGACGTCGGCTCGGCGCGGAAATCGAGCATGTCGATGAGGCTGGTCTTGCCCGCGCCGCTTTCACCGACAATGCCGAAAATCTCGCCCGGCCAAACCTCGAAGGACACATCGCGCAGCGCCCAGACCGCGCCGCAGACCGGGCAGACGGCACTTTGGGTCGTGGCCTCCATCGCCGGGCAATTCCCCGCGCAGGGTCGCGCGCCGTGGCGCAGCGACAGGTTTTCGACCCGGATCACAGGGTTTGCCATGTCATGTCCTCCAGCGTTTCACCGCGGCATTTGCGGCACCAGGC contains:
- a CDS encoding phosphonate C-P lyase system protein PhnL gives rise to the protein MTCPPVLEVANLSKTFTLHLLGAREIVALNDVSFALAEGEFLALTGRTGAGKSTLIKTLLHYNRPTGGSVRYRRADGTVLTLADLPVIDLIALLEGEIGYVSQHLSVVPRVGALDLMIEAALHDDRARAEAEALALFERLCLPEALAPVYPVTFSGGEKQRFNLGLTLMRHPRLLILDEPTAALDPATREVVIDLLADLKVAGTSTIAVLHDRVAVDRLADREIEINDGRIMAETPICRKEETVL
- a CDS encoding ATP-binding cassette domain-containing protein; translation: MANPVIRVENLSLRHGARPCAGNCPAMEATTQSAVCPVCGAVWALRDVSFEVWPGEIFGIVGESGAGKTSLIDMLDFRAEPTSGAIYYNGWREGKQPLHDASAEERRALRNSDLGIVYQNPRRALMMGMSAGGNVIERMLAAGERHIGRMRSRAHGHLDHMELGDRMDVETMTLSAGMRQRVQIARALANRPQVLLLDEPTTGLDLSVQARTLDLIRKVQRELGLTVILVTHDWGVLRLLARRAIVLKAGRVVESGMVTQLMEDPQAPYTQLLVSSAL